In the genome of Solibacillus silvestris, one region contains:
- a CDS encoding glycerophosphodiester phosphodiesterase, producing the protein MNDIPIFAHRGASSFHLENTFAAFKKAKELGADGIELDLQVSNDGILVVFHDNDLKRLAGINKMINQCSYDELIHYKLGPRFKRLFRRDRMIAFADVLEWANAENIALNVELKESLITNENVLKELLHTITLPENSHFSSFHESLLKIVKEIRPDIETGFIITRKFYWGTLEEQNFFDAIHAHKRYYKGQYLEACKTANIGMRFYGIQGNESFLKNPHSIVKGWITDFPHLVREAQVNR; encoded by the coding sequence ATGAATGACATACCCATTTTTGCCCATCGAGGGGCATCGAGCTTTCACTTAGAAAATACATTTGCTGCCTTTAAAAAAGCGAAAGAACTTGGGGCAGATGGCATTGAACTGGATCTCCAAGTTTCAAATGATGGTATTTTAGTGGTGTTTCACGACAATGACTTAAAAAGACTGGCCGGCATTAATAAAATGATTAATCAGTGTTCTTATGACGAACTCATTCACTATAAATTAGGTCCGCGGTTTAAACGGCTGTTTCGTCGTGACCGGATGATTGCTTTTGCCGATGTACTGGAGTGGGCGAATGCAGAAAATATTGCGTTGAATGTGGAGCTAAAAGAATCGCTAATAACGAACGAAAATGTGCTGAAGGAATTATTGCATACAATTACTTTACCTGAAAACAGTCATTTCTCGTCATTTCACGAATCTTTATTAAAAATTGTGAAAGAAATTCGGCCGGACATCGAGACGGGGTTTATTATAACGAGAAAATTCTATTGGGGAACATTAGAGGAGCAAAATTTTTTTGATGCGATACATGCACATAAACGGTACTATAAAGGTCAATATTTAGAGGCTTGTAAAACAGCCAATATCGGCATGCGTTTTTACGGAATTCAGGGTAATGAATCTTTTCTGAAAAATCCCCATTCAATTGTAAAAGGGTGGATTACGGATTTCCCCCATTTAGTTCGGGAAGCCCAGGTGAATCGGTAA